A region from the Solibacillus sp. FSL H8-0523 genome encodes:
- a CDS encoding DNA polymerase IV: MAGRVIFHIDMNSFYASVEQAHDPSLKGKPVAVAGNAKERRGIIVTSSYEARAQGIYTTMTVGEAKRKCPDIILIPPDFAKYRAASAAMFAILRSYTHLVEPVSIDEGYLDVTERSKTLHPLQLAQEMQQRILHELDLPCSIGIAPNKFLAKTASDMKKPMGITVLRKREISALLWPLEVIEMHGVGESTAKKLNSIGIKTIGDLAKADERKLQKEFGKNGARLYKRANGEDPREVDPNSIFDTKSVGNSTTLPRDETEYYILKETFEKLSRSVAERLKVKYLAGTTISIQIRNFEWQNQTRSKSVKNAIQHADEIFDLAWKLFLQHWDETPVRLIGITVSNVVDQAESTQQLNLFNFEQHIKDEPIVELVDQMAKKFGKGVVQRGVRVKKKSFASNTSFSKDFLEDHKKS; encoded by the coding sequence ATGGCTGGACGCGTGATTTTTCATATCGATATGAATAGCTTTTATGCATCCGTTGAGCAGGCGCATGATCCTTCGCTTAAGGGGAAGCCTGTGGCAGTGGCGGGTAATGCTAAGGAGCGCCGTGGGATTATTGTGACGAGTTCGTACGAGGCGCGGGCGCAAGGCATTTATACAACGATGACTGTTGGGGAAGCAAAGCGCAAATGTCCGGACATTATTTTGATACCACCTGATTTTGCGAAGTACCGAGCGGCAAGTGCGGCGATGTTTGCTATTTTACGTAGCTATACACATTTAGTGGAGCCCGTGTCGATAGATGAGGGCTATTTAGATGTGACAGAGCGTTCGAAAACGTTGCATCCACTACAACTTGCACAGGAAATGCAACAACGCATTTTACATGAGCTGGATTTGCCATGTTCGATTGGGATTGCACCGAATAAGTTTTTAGCAAAAACGGCTTCAGATATGAAAAAGCCAATGGGGATTACCGTATTACGAAAGCGCGAAATTTCAGCATTATTATGGCCACTGGAAGTCATCGAAATGCATGGCGTTGGAGAAAGTACGGCGAAAAAGCTAAATTCGATTGGCATTAAAACGATTGGCGATTTAGCAAAGGCCGATGAACGTAAATTGCAAAAAGAATTTGGAAAAAACGGTGCGCGCCTGTACAAACGTGCAAACGGAGAAGATCCACGTGAAGTGGATCCAAATTCCATTTTTGATACAAAAAGTGTCGGTAATTCAACAACGCTCCCGCGCGATGAAACAGAATATTACATCTTAAAAGAAACGTTTGAAAAGCTAAGTCGTAGTGTAGCCGAGCGCTTAAAAGTAAAATACTTAGCCGGGACAACGATTAGTATTCAAATTCGCAATTTTGAGTGGCAAAACCAAACGCGGAGTAAATCCGTTAAAAATGCGATCCAGCATGCGGATGAAATTTTTGATCTTGCGTGGAAGCTTTTTTTACAGCATTGGGATGAAACACCCGTACGCCTTATTGGGATTACCGTATCAAATGTTGTCGATCAAGCGGAATCAACACAGCAGCTCAATTTATTTAATTTTGAGCAGCATATTAAAGATGAACCGATTGTCGAGCTCGTAGACCAAATGGCAAAAAAATTTGGCAAAGGTGTCGTGCAGCGCGGCGTCCGCGTGAAAAAGAAAAGCTTTGCCTCCAATAC
- a CDS encoding FAD-dependent oxidoreductase, producing the protein MEWNEQFDVVVVGAGAGGIVAAITAANKGLKTVLIEKGKSWGGSSALSGGGLWIPNNHVSKKAGLQDSEEEALLYMDTIITHDGPAATRERKEAYVKNGHVMVKYLEDLGMKWVAGTHYPDYYPEQPGGKIGRSIEGAIFDARKLGALEQSLRIGEIEPPIPLLSGKVASLPKAFTNAKDFNTVVGMFATGFKHKIKGERAISIGAGLVAGLLKIALEQGVKLRLATPLKDIIFEDEKVVGVEVEHNGEKGFIQTKAVILASGGFERNPELRKKYHNVGTDWTSASPDNTGDILLIAEKYGFDTDLLDDAWWGPATLDQDGSRKFLVYERSMPHCIIVDQEGKRYFNESQSYTDAGHAILERQEATGKAIPSWLIMESRNRNKYIFGSMLPRMTPKDAIDKGFIKKAETIEDLAKLCGIELEGLRETVARFNGFVDQGVDEDFGRGNSAYDNYYGDPNYKNPNLGKIEKPPYYAVKIFPGDLGTKGGIVTNEYGQALKNGEVVEGLYATGNCSASVMGRVYAGPGSTLGPTTVFGYISANHIHANLLEPVAAHVKK; encoded by the coding sequence ATGGAGTGGAATGAGCAATTTGATGTTGTCGTAGTAGGGGCTGGCGCGGGAGGAATTGTGGCTGCGATTACCGCAGCTAACAAAGGGTTAAAGACCGTTTTGATTGAAAAAGGAAAGTCATGGGGCGGTTCCTCAGCTCTTTCTGGTGGCGGCTTGTGGATTCCAAATAATCACGTATCGAAAAAGGCAGGCTTACAAGATAGCGAAGAAGAGGCGCTACTGTATATGGATACCATCATTACCCACGATGGACCAGCAGCAACGCGTGAACGGAAAGAGGCCTATGTGAAAAATGGGCATGTAATGGTGAAATATTTAGAGGACTTAGGGATGAAATGGGTAGCAGGTACGCATTATCCTGATTATTATCCAGAACAGCCGGGTGGGAAAATCGGACGCTCGATTGAAGGAGCGATTTTTGATGCGCGGAAATTAGGAGCATTAGAGCAGTCGCTACGCATTGGTGAAATCGAGCCACCAATCCCACTGTTATCAGGAAAAGTGGCCTCATTACCAAAAGCATTTACGAATGCCAAGGATTTCAACACGGTTGTTGGAATGTTTGCAACGGGCTTTAAACATAAGATTAAGGGCGAACGCGCGATATCGATTGGCGCGGGACTTGTGGCAGGACTTCTTAAAATTGCGCTTGAACAGGGCGTGAAGCTTCGTTTGGCGACACCGCTGAAAGATATTATTTTCGAGGATGAGAAAGTCGTCGGTGTAGAAGTCGAGCATAATGGGGAAAAAGGTTTTATTCAAACAAAAGCGGTTATTTTAGCGAGCGGTGGCTTTGAGCGTAATCCAGAGCTACGTAAAAAATATCATAATGTTGGAACAGATTGGACATCAGCAAGCCCAGATAATACAGGGGATATTTTATTGATTGCCGAGAAATACGGCTTTGATACGGATTTACTCGATGATGCTTGGTGGGGACCGGCAACGCTTGACCAAGACGGCTCACGCAAGTTTTTAGTGTACGAGCGCTCGATGCCACATTGCATCATTGTCGATCAAGAAGGCAAGCGTTATTTCAACGAATCACAAAGTTATACTGATGCAGGGCACGCGATTTTAGAACGCCAAGAAGCAACAGGGAAAGCGATTCCATCATGGCTGATTATGGAAAGCCGTAACCGCAATAAATATATTTTTGGTAGTATGCTCCCACGCATGACACCAAAAGACGCGATTGATAAAGGGTTCATTAAAAAGGCGGAAACCATTGAAGATTTAGCGAAGCTTTGTGGTATCGAGCTTGAAGGCCTACGTGAAACGGTTGCACGTTTTAATGGCTTTGTCGATCAAGGCGTGGACGAAGATTTCGGTCGTGGTAATTCCGCATATGACAATTACTACGGTGATCCAAATTATAAAAATCCGAACTTAGGTAAAATCGAAAAACCACCATATTATGCGGTGAAGATTTTCCCTGGAGATTTAGGTACTAAAGGCGGTATCGTCACGAATGAATACGGGCAAGCGCTAAAAAATGGTGAAGTCGTGGAAGGCTTATATGCGACAGGAAACTGCTCAGCGTCTGTGATGGGCCGTGTCTATGCAGGTCCTGGTTCAACATTAGGACCAACAACGGTATTCGGTTATATTTCAGCCAATCATATTCACGCGAATTTATTAGAGCCAGTAGCCGCACACGTGAAAAAATAA
- a CDS encoding alanine/glycine:cation symporter family protein: MSFIENIVGEINTFMYSYLLIYMLIGIGLFFTIRTKFVQFRMIPEMFRVIVEKAPVNEKGEKGISSFQAFTISAASRIGTGNVAGVATAIALGGPGAIFWMWCIALIGAASSFIESTLAQVYKVKDKGGLFRGGPAYYIEKGLKKRWAGIIFAVAITLCFGFVFNAVQANTISIAFNESFGVSRTLMGIILAVLTGIIIFGGLRRIVSVTTYLVPIMAIFYIFLALIVVVLNITEVPAVFNLIIKSAFGAEEMFAGMIGAAIMNGIKRGLFSNEAGMGSVPNAAATADVSHPVKQGLIQTLGVFIDTLIICTSTALIVLMSDAYLSAEAASINLTQVSLSDSIGEWAGAVLAITIFFFAFSSVIGNYYYGESNIEFIKKSKVMLNAFRVLVIGFVFFGSVAKVQLVWDLADVFMGIMAFINLIAILALWKIAKKVLDNYLVQRKAGKNPVFYADEIEGLDNTECWERDRKNI; encoded by the coding sequence ATGTCATTTATCGAAAATATCGTGGGAGAAATCAATACATTTATGTATTCGTATTTACTCATCTACATGTTGATTGGAATTGGTTTGTTTTTCACGATTCGAACAAAATTCGTTCAATTCCGCATGATTCCGGAAATGTTCCGTGTCATTGTAGAAAAAGCACCAGTCAACGAAAAAGGCGAAAAGGGAATTTCCTCTTTCCAAGCATTCACGATCAGTGCGGCATCACGTATCGGTACGGGGAACGTAGCCGGTGTTGCAACAGCAATCGCACTTGGTGGTCCAGGTGCCATCTTTTGGATGTGGTGTATCGCGCTAATTGGTGCTGCATCATCATTTATTGAAAGTACATTAGCGCAAGTATATAAAGTAAAGGACAAGGGCGGCTTATTCCGCGGAGGTCCTGCTTACTATATTGAAAAAGGGTTAAAGAAACGCTGGGCAGGGATTATTTTTGCCGTTGCGATTACATTATGCTTTGGCTTTGTGTTCAACGCCGTTCAAGCAAATACAATTTCCATCGCGTTTAACGAAAGCTTCGGCGTGTCTCGTACGCTAATGGGGATCATTCTTGCAGTATTAACAGGGATTATTATTTTCGGTGGTTTACGCCGTATTGTTTCTGTGACAACGTATTTAGTACCGATTATGGCGATTTTTTATATTTTCTTAGCGCTAATTGTAGTCGTACTTAATATTACGGAAGTGCCTGCGGTATTTAATTTAATTATTAAATCTGCGTTTGGTGCGGAGGAAATGTTTGCTGGGATGATTGGTGCTGCGATTATGAACGGGATTAAACGTGGGCTATTCTCTAATGAGGCGGGTATGGGTTCTGTTCCGAATGCCGCTGCTACGGCCGACGTGTCTCACCCGGTAAAACAGGGATTGATTCAAACATTAGGTGTCTTTATTGATACATTAATTATTTGTACGTCTACCGCATTAATCGTCTTAATGAGCGATGCGTATTTAAGTGCAGAAGCGGCGTCGATTAACTTAACGCAAGTGTCACTTTCTGATAGTATTGGCGAGTGGGCAGGGGCGGTACTTGCGATTACGATTTTCTTCTTCGCGTTTAGTTCTGTAATTGGGAACTACTACTACGGGGAATCGAATATTGAATTTATTAAAAAATCGAAAGTAATGTTAAATGCTTTCCGTGTGCTTGTTATCGGCTTTGTGTTCTTCGGTTCTGTTGCCAAAGTACAACTTGTCTGGGATTTAGCGGATGTGTTTATGGGCATCATGGCGTTCATTAACTTAATTGCGATTTTAGCGTTATGGAAAATCGCGAAGAAAGTACTCGACAACTATTTAGTTCAGCGGAAAGCCGGAAAAAACCCAGTGTTTTATGCGGATGAAATCGAAGGCTTAGATAACACAGAGTGTTGGGAACGCGATCGTAAAAATATTTAA
- a CDS encoding RNA polymerase sigma factor, producing the protein MFDLEQDYARYHHNIYRFIYFLTFDETLAEDLMQETFIRAHNARQAFREQSNTLTWLRTIARNLVYDDMKRKKILQFITFKKHHQPVSVELTPEQLVDAKEDTQKLYEAIANLKFEYRAAIVLRKIEELSIKETAEVLGWNEAKVRNNTERGLKQLQKWMRGELDG; encoded by the coding sequence ATGTTTGATTTAGAACAGGATTATGCACGGTATCATCATAATATTTATCGATTCATTTACTTTTTAACATTTGACGAAACACTAGCTGAAGATTTAATGCAAGAGACATTTATACGTGCCCACAACGCAAGACAAGCGTTTCGGGAACAGTCCAACACGCTGACATGGCTACGAACGATTGCGCGGAATTTAGTATATGACGACATGAAACGCAAGAAAATACTTCAATTTATTACATTTAAAAAGCACCATCAGCCTGTTTCGGTTGAATTAACACCTGAGCAATTAGTAGACGCTAAGGAAGATACACAAAAACTATACGAAGCGATTGCCAATTTGAAATTTGAATACCGCGCGGCCATCGTACTGCGAAAAATTGAGGAGCTCAGTATTAAGGAAACGGCTGAAGTTTTAGGCTGGAATGAAGCGAAGGTACGTAATAATACCGAGCGCGGTCTAAAGCAACTGCAAAAATGGATGAGGGGTGAGTTAGATGGATGA
- a CDS encoding SDR family NAD(P)-dependent oxidoreductase, whose translation MGKFEGKVVIVTGAAGGIGKELVRKLASEGAKVTLVDLNEEAAQAIIEELQLGDRGLAVKADVSKEADVKNYVDKTIEKFGRIDGFANNAGVEGPAKPIEDITEQDFDFVFGINVKGAFFGLKYVLPILKAQKSGAIVNTSSVAGLIGSPSMMLYNSSKHALMGINKVAALEAAEFNVRVNTVNPGVINTRMMRSIEANVAPGAAEAARVAYNEAVPMKRYGEPQEVANLIAFLLSDEASYISSSSYTIDGALYNV comes from the coding sequence ATGGGGAAATTTGAAGGCAAAGTTGTGATTGTTACGGGTGCTGCGGGTGGCATTGGTAAAGAGCTTGTACGCAAATTAGCAAGTGAAGGGGCGAAAGTGACACTTGTTGATTTAAATGAAGAGGCAGCCCAAGCGATTATTGAGGAGCTTCAATTAGGTGATCGAGGCTTAGCGGTAAAAGCGGATGTTTCAAAAGAAGCGGATGTTAAAAATTATGTAGATAAAACAATTGAAAAATTCGGTCGTATTGACGGATTTGCTAATAATGCAGGAGTGGAAGGACCAGCGAAGCCAATTGAAGACATTACAGAACAAGATTTTGACTTTGTTTTCGGAATTAATGTAAAAGGTGCATTTTTCGGTTTGAAATACGTGCTACCAATTTTAAAAGCACAAAAATCTGGTGCAATCGTCAATACGTCTTCTGTAGCTGGTTTGATTGGTTCACCAAGTATGATGCTATATAACTCATCAAAGCACGCATTAATGGGAATAAATAAAGTAGCTGCACTTGAGGCAGCGGAGTTCAATGTTCGTGTTAATACCGTAAATCCAGGTGTGATTAATACACGTATGATGCGCAGTATTGAAGCAAATGTAGCGCCAGGTGCTGCTGAGGCCGCGCGCGTTGCGTATAATGAGGCAGTGCCAATGAAGCGATACGGCGAGCCGCAAGAAGTGGCGAATTTAATCGCATTTTTATTATCAGATGAAGCAAGCTATATCAGCTCATCTTCTTACACAATTGATGGTGCATTATATAACGTCTAA
- a CDS encoding ABC transporter permease: protein MQFVKNEWIKMWSQKNAWIMLIITIALLSLVMGLNKYFDDPSATTGERLESNEEHLKNLKEWSSYGEQTPDDTAYYNDEIAKTEYRIANDLPSEQTMSRSENNNFTLTMSIMMVSIFTTVIAAGIVSNEFGTGTIKMLLTRPVARWKILLSKLVASILYGLVLLVIACAFSALLSFILFNNDNAITLSVVNGQVIEQALESTYFEMIGYSLASMVMTTIFAFMIGSLFGSSTLAVSLSLFILLMGQTATMFLSQYEFAKYIWFANDISYYAPGSSPMIEGLTIGFSVVVNIVYAVIFLAITFGYFMKRDVTA from the coding sequence ATGCAATTCGTTAAAAATGAATGGATCAAAATGTGGTCCCAAAAAAATGCATGGATTATGCTAATTATTACAATCGCCTTACTGTCGTTAGTGATGGGCTTAAATAAATACTTTGATGACCCATCTGCGACAACAGGGGAGCGTCTTGAATCTAATGAAGAGCACCTGAAGAACTTGAAGGAATGGTCAAGTTATGGTGAACAAACGCCAGACGATACCGCGTATTATAACGATGAAATTGCAAAAACAGAATACCGTATCGCCAATGATTTACCGTCAGAACAGACTATGTCACGCAGTGAAAACAATAATTTTACATTAACTATGTCGATTATGATGGTAAGTATTTTTACAACGGTGATTGCCGCAGGAATTGTCTCAAATGAATTTGGAACAGGAACAATCAAAATGCTCTTAACACGTCCAGTAGCGCGCTGGAAAATTTTATTATCAAAACTAGTCGCATCCATTTTATATGGTCTTGTATTATTAGTCATTGCTTGTGCGTTTTCAGCGTTACTGAGCTTCATTTTATTTAATAATGATAACGCCATTACCTTATCTGTTGTCAATGGACAGGTAATTGAACAAGCACTGGAAAGCACGTATTTTGAAATGATTGGCTATTCGCTTGCTTCGATGGTCATGACAACGATTTTTGCGTTTATGATCGGTTCGTTATTTGGTTCAAGTACATTAGCCGTAAGTTTGTCATTATTCATTTTATTAATGGGTCAAACGGCGACGATGTTCTTATCGCAATATGAGTTTGCGAAATATATTTGGTTTGCGAATGATATATCGTACTACGCACCAGGTAGCTCTCCAATGATTGAAGGCTTAACAATAGGCTTTTCGGTCGTGGTGAATATTGTCTACGCGGTGATTTTCTTAGCCATTACATTCGGTTACTTTATGAAGCGCGATGTAACAGCATAA
- a CDS encoding ABC transporter ATP-binding protein — protein sequence MTNPIVEIKNLNKTIKGKHIIKNLNLSFYPGQITGFLGPNGAGKTTTIRMMTGLMYPSKGEVIINGHSMVKDYEQAISHVGVIVENPEMYKYMSGYKNLQHFARMHKGVTKQRIDEVVAQVGLENRIHEKVKTYSLGMRQRLGLAQAMLHRPKFLILDEPTNGLDPAGIREFRMYLRKIAKEDNVAIVVSSHLLSEIELMVDRIAVIQNGELIDLRELEQQAATQYYIEIGQHEQALALFGDKLTKHNGGFNLDLTKDEVPDFVRQLVEASIDLYAIQPIQVRLEDQFIEMTGGGAIDAIR from the coding sequence TTGACAAATCCAATTGTAGAGATTAAAAATTTGAACAAAACGATTAAAGGCAAGCACATTATTAAAAACTTGAATTTATCGTTTTATCCTGGGCAAATTACCGGCTTTTTGGGGCCAAACGGTGCCGGGAAAACGACGACAATCCGTATGATGACAGGGCTTATGTATCCTTCTAAGGGTGAAGTAATCATTAATGGGCATTCGATGGTGAAGGACTATGAGCAGGCGATCAGTCATGTTGGGGTAATTGTCGAAAATCCGGAAATGTACAAATACATGTCAGGCTACAAAAACCTGCAGCATTTTGCTCGTATGCATAAAGGTGTAACAAAACAACGAATTGATGAGGTTGTGGCACAAGTTGGTCTGGAAAATCGGATTCATGAAAAGGTGAAAACGTACTCGCTTGGTATGCGTCAGCGTCTAGGCTTAGCGCAGGCGATGCTACACCGTCCGAAGTTTTTAATTTTAGATGAACCGACAAACGGTTTAGATCCAGCAGGTATCCGTGAGTTCCGTATGTATTTACGTAAAATTGCCAAAGAGGATAATGTGGCAATTGTTGTATCAAGTCACTTATTATCAGAAATTGAGTTAATGGTAGACCGCATCGCTGTTATTCAAAACGGAGAGCTCATTGATTTACGTGAGCTTGAGCAACAAGCCGCAACACAGTATTACATTGAAATTGGTCAGCATGAGCAGGCACTTGCGCTATTTGGTGACAAGTTAACGAAGCACAATGGAGGCTTTAATCTCGATTTAACAAAAGATGAAGTACCGGATTTTGTGCGTCAATTAGTGGAAGCGAGCATTGATCTTTATGCCATCCAACCAATTCAAGTACGTTTAGAAGATCAATTTATTGAAATGACGGGTGGAGGTGCGATTGATGCAATTCGTTAA
- a CDS encoding GNAT family protein produces the protein MFYYEVDNEIQLKLVTQQDAEEIFAFVDRSRDYLRQWLGWVDNTKTVEDSRSFITYNLERFAKREGLDTAIYYKGQFVGKVGINTIHKSLNKCEIGYFLDEKFQGEGIMTRAVKGIIDIAFKEYQMQKVEIRAAVDNKKSRHIAERLGFTLEGTIRQSEWLYDHYVDHALYGLMKDEWLGEDK, from the coding sequence ATGTTTTATTATGAAGTGGATAATGAAATTCAATTAAAATTAGTGACCCAGCAAGACGCGGAGGAAATTTTTGCGTTTGTGGATCGTTCACGTGACTATTTACGTCAGTGGCTTGGCTGGGTGGATAACACAAAAACAGTAGAAGATTCACGTTCATTTATTACGTACAATTTAGAGCGTTTTGCCAAGCGAGAAGGACTCGATACGGCGATCTACTACAAGGGGCAATTTGTTGGGAAAGTGGGGATTAATACGATTCATAAGTCATTAAATAAATGTGAAATTGGTTACTTTTTAGATGAAAAGTTCCAAGGTGAAGGCATTATGACACGCGCGGTTAAAGGCATCATCGATATAGCCTTTAAGGAATACCAGATGCAAAAGGTAGAAATCCGTGCAGCGGTCGACAACAAAAAGAGCCGCCATATTGCAGAGCGCTTAGGTTTTACACTCGAAGGAACGATTCGTCAATCGGAGTGGCTATATGATCATTATGTCGATCATGCACTGTATGGTTTAATGAAGGATGAATGGCTCGGAGAAGATAAATAA
- a CDS encoding helix-turn-helix transcriptional regulator produces the protein MDTQAQQWGQFIKYTRQQQKLKQDDVAFGICTPSYLSRIENGLVMAEYALYELLFERLGINLAETMQSEKDSLQHYEFIYEKLLSNEALSDDEIKVVKTHKESFQLFEHQLIAKLIYSRYLLSIKADQQARTLLNEVAPFISYKNDRKTTLYLAITAFAHLSFLEFEQLAAREDDSFNAQLMVQASAFEQANYHYHLAFAYHRSYQMQKALVHIEKAALHIQHLYKPLFQLKLYSMKGVIFNDLHRFHEALREYEAGLNLLDQVASIQTPFQYSSLHNNIAYCYECQKDFKQACHHYALAQHYEEDLHAVINWMRATYQLDDFSQLQTLLETYEASHFSVPHHVYQRALLSYACEDAHTIAGLKQLEERAFPHFDQQHYYALTLFYAPLWARFYEKLHAYKQASHCYQLALHASEKIRARMSS, from the coding sequence ATGGATACACAAGCACAACAATGGGGTCAATTCATTAAATACACACGCCAGCAGCAAAAACTTAAGCAAGACGATGTGGCATTCGGCATTTGTACGCCGTCTTATTTAAGTCGCATTGAAAACGGGCTTGTCATGGCGGAATATGCGTTATACGAGCTGTTATTTGAGCGACTTGGTATCAATTTAGCCGAAACGATGCAGAGCGAAAAAGACAGCTTACAACATTACGAATTTATCTACGAAAAGCTGTTATCAAACGAAGCGCTTTCAGATGATGAGATCAAAGTCGTCAAAACGCACAAGGAATCGTTTCAACTTTTCGAGCACCAACTTATTGCCAAGCTGATATATAGCCGTTATTTACTTTCAATTAAAGCAGACCAACAGGCGCGTACGTTGTTAAATGAAGTAGCGCCGTTCATTTCCTATAAAAATGACCGCAAAACGACACTTTATCTGGCGATTACTGCCTTTGCGCATTTATCCTTTTTAGAATTTGAGCAACTTGCAGCACGTGAGGATGATTCATTTAATGCTCAACTCATGGTGCAAGCAAGTGCGTTTGAGCAGGCCAACTATCATTATCATCTTGCCTTCGCGTATCATCGTAGCTATCAAATGCAAAAGGCGCTTGTTCATATTGAAAAGGCAGCGCTTCACATACAACATTTGTATAAGCCATTATTTCAGCTAAAGCTCTATTCCATGAAGGGCGTGATTTTCAATGATTTACATCGCTTTCACGAAGCCCTACGTGAATATGAGGCCGGCTTAAATTTACTCGACCAGGTGGCGTCGATTCAAACGCCTTTCCAGTACAGTTCACTTCATAATAATATCGCCTATTGTTATGAGTGTCAGAAAGATTTCAAACAGGCGTGTCACCATTATGCGCTCGCACAGCACTATGAAGAGGATTTGCACGCGGTCATAAACTGGATGCGGGCAACCTATCAATTGGACGATTTCTCGCAGCTTCAAACACTACTTGAAACATACGAGGCATCTCATTTTTCAGTACCGCATCATGTGTACCAGCGTGCCCTACTTTCCTATGCATGCGAAGATGCGCATACGATTGCCGGCTTAAAGCAATTAGAGGAACGGGCATTTCCTCATTTTGACCAGCAGCACTACTACGCATTGACGTTGTTTTATGCGCCATTATGGGCACGGTTTTACGAAAAATTACACGCCTATAAACAAGCGAGTCATTGCTACCAATTAGCTTTACACGCAAGTGAAAAAATACGCGCACGCATGAGCAGTTAG
- a CDS encoding MFS transporter: MRLKKEYFILWIGQGVSRLGSWIYLIALNLTVWHLTESPAMVAMLYMIGPIARTFSSFFVGSIVDRTNKRTILILSDVFRAVIVCLMPFASSVWLIFGFVFLTNIAASFTQPSSMFMITKLVAENDRQRFNAINSILSSGSFMIGPALGGVIIAMSNTSVAMWINSGALLFSAFMMSLLPTITQQLNDQRKMITPAMIRQDFQIVWRTMRKQREILTFFILYSSVLMIAHALDSQEMSFLKDFHEVSDASYGVIVGVTGIGAIVGGVLAASFVHKLSLRAYIGAGLSLTLVCYTIFYASPSLPLAIVAFILLGLFMSFSNTGYTTVYQKSVPPEIMGRFTSSLGLFESILQISLTLVIGLCAQWFTIQLATTLFALLALCLAVVLYRYLAQNKIITEGRGS, encoded by the coding sequence ATGCGATTAAAAAAGGAATATTTTATTTTATGGATTGGCCAAGGGGTTTCAAGACTTGGTAGCTGGATTTATTTAATTGCCCTAAATTTAACTGTTTGGCATTTAACCGAGTCCCCTGCTATGGTCGCGATGCTTTATATGATTGGGCCGATCGCACGAACGTTTTCAAGCTTTTTTGTAGGCTCCATTGTGGACCGCACAAATAAACGTACCATCCTTATTTTAAGCGATGTGTTCCGTGCGGTAATTGTTTGTCTGATGCCTTTTGCGTCATCGGTTTGGTTGATTTTCGGATTCGTTTTTTTAACCAATATCGCCGCTAGTTTTACCCAACCTAGCAGTATGTTTATGATTACAAAACTCGTTGCAGAAAACGACCGTCAACGCTTTAATGCGATCAATAGTATTTTGAGCTCCGGTAGCTTTATGATTGGTCCCGCGTTAGGCGGTGTTATCATCGCCATGAGTAATACTTCCGTTGCCATGTGGATCAATAGCGGTGCCCTGCTGTTTAGCGCCTTTATGATGTCTTTACTACCAACGATTACACAGCAGCTAAACGATCAGCGAAAAATGATTACACCTGCCATGATACGTCAGGATTTTCAAATTGTTTGGCGAACAATGCGCAAACAACGTGAAATTTTAACATTCTTTATTTTATATAGTAGTGTACTGATGATTGCCCATGCACTGGATTCACAGGAAATGTCGTTTTTAAAGGATTTTCATGAAGTTTCTGATGCCTCGTACGGTGTGATTGTTGGGGTGACGGGTATCGGTGCGATTGTTGGTGGGGTTTTGGCCGCAAGCTTCGTGCATAAACTTTCGTTACGGGCCTATATTGGTGCCGGCTTATCCTTGACGCTTGTTTGTTATACCATTTTCTATGCTTCACCTAGCCTACCACTGGCAATTGTGGCCTTTATTTTACTTGGCTTATTTATGTCCTTTAGCAACACCGGTTATACGACGGTTTACCAAAAATCCGTTCCCCCAGAAATTATGGGGCGCTTTACAAGTTCACTCGGTCTTTTTGAAAGTATATTACAGATCTCTTTGACACTCGTTATCGGGCTTTGTGCACAGTGGTTCACCATTCAGCTTGCCACAACGCTTTTCGCGCTTCTTGCACTTTGTCTAGCAGTTGTCCTCTACCGCTATCTCGCGCAAAATAAAATCATTACGGAAGGAAGAGGCTCATGA